The segment CTGTCTGTTAATCCATATGAAATAAGTGCATCCAGTTGACGTTGTAAGCTTTGGTCACTAGATGAGACTCTTGCATAGCCATAGGTTCTACTCATAATAATAATTACCTCCCTTAATACAAATATTCATAAAGTACAAACTGAGGACTTTTCCTCGTGATACCAGCGTTCCGTAGAGTATACTTTAATAAACGCCTTAAAACCTATGTCTTTTTAGTCAGTAATGGTTTTATCGGCCAGTTTACAAACGTTCGCAATATAGTTATACTTTTAAGAACGATTTTCTCTAGTATACGAAGCTTTAAAGCTATAGTCAAGCACTTCTTCCCGTGGTGGTAGGGAGAACGCCTTATTTACGTGTTTTACTATTATAGTTTGGAGTATGCTCTATCGAAACCCTTGCGCGTGGTTATAACTATTATTTGAACCAGAAGTGCTATAAATCCTTGTGATTGTTCGCACATTGGAATATAATAGATACGATAAGCTTACCCGGAGGTGGATATATGAATTATTTATCAGCAAAAGAAGTAGCTACGCAATGGGGTATTACAAGGCGTAGGGTTCAGGTGCTCTGTGAGGAAGGCAGAATACAAGGGGCATTTAAGATTAGTGCTGTATGGGTAATTCCGAAAGAAGCAAATAAACCCGAAGATAAAAGGAAAATAAAGAAAACCTCTAATGAATAGAGGTATATATTGAATTTGGAGGATGCAGAGATGAAATCATTTTTAGAAATACTAGAAGAAGTGTTGAAGAAAGACGAAAGATTGCTCAGCGAAGATGGTAGCATACTCAAAAGTAAAGCATATGACTTTGCTTTAACAGGTGATACCACTCTATTATCGCTGTTATTGTCAAACGCTGACTTGAAAGAACATTTCTTTAAGGATGTAAATGGTGTTATGGTGTTTGATAGTATTAAATTGGGCTGGGTAATAAACAGTAAAGAGTTTTTACCAGACAACTATACACAATATAAAAATAAAATTGGATTGGTTAATGATAAGGGTTTAAGCATTGCCAAAAGCAATGATGTGTGTTTGGTATGGCCGTATAAAGATTGTGTGCTTGAAGGTGGGCAAACTAAAGACGACCAAAAGAGAAATGAGGTTTTCTACAACGAAACACTTGCACCAGATGAAGTTAATCGCCTTTTGTACCCAAAAGTGTTTACAAATGCTAAGAAATATACTAAAAACGGTGTTGAGTCTGTAACTGAATTTTCCGATAATGACAACTTGATTATAAAGGGTAATAATCTTTTAGCACTATCATCTTTGTTAAAAAGGTATGAGGGTAAAGTAAAGTGCATTTATATCGACCCGCCGTATAATCCTACAAGTCAAGCCAACACATTTGCATATAATAATACATTTAATCGTTCAACTTGGCTTGTGTTTATGAAAAACCGTTTGGAATATGCCAAAAGACTACTTGCCAAGGACGGTGTGCTAATAGTTGCAATTGATAAAAACGAGCAGGCACGTTTACAAATACTTATAGAGGAATTGTTTCCGAATAGTGATGTTGACTGCATTACTGTTGTTCATAATGCTCGTGGGGCTATCGGAACGAATTTTTCATATACACATGAGTACGCTATTTTTGTCACACCTAAAGGCAAAAAATCCATTGGAAATAGAAAAATAGAAAAAGAGGAAATTGATTGGCGTCAACTTCGTGATAGAGGCGGAGAATCGTTGCGTACGGATGCAAGGAATTGCTTTTATCCGATTATAGTTGAAAATGGTAAAGTTGTGGGCTTTGGAGATGTTTGTACAGATGATGAGCACCCGGAGCAAAATGAAAAACGTGGAAATCAAATATATGTTTATCCGATAGACAATAATGGCGTTGAGAGAAAATGGCGTTATGCAAGGCAAACGGTTGAAAGTATAATAAATGTTTTACGTGTTAAAGAAACTAAAGCTGGGCTTGGCATTGAAATTGGAAAAGATTATGGCACATATAAGACAGTTTGGACAGATAGAAAATATGATGCAAGCTTAAATGGGACACAGCTATTAAAAAGTATTTTACCTAATACGAAATTTACTTATCCGAAATCCATTTACAATGTTATTGATTGCGTAAATGCCGTTGTGGAAAATGACAAAGATGCGATTATTCTTGACTTTTTTGGTGGTAGCGGCACCACAGGTCACGCTGTAATGGAAATAAATAAAGACGGTGGGCGTCGTAAGTTTATATTGGTCGAACAAATGGAATATATTGAGACCGATACTTTACCTCGCAATGTAGCGATTATGAAATCCATTGCACCTGATTCAAGTATTGTATACTGTGAGCTTAAAGTATTAAATGAAACTTTTATGAACAAGATACAAGATGCAACAACAGATACTGAAATAACAAGTATTATTGAAGAGATAAAAGCTACTGGCTTTATTAGCCAAAGTGTATTGCCAAAAGATATTGATACCACAGCAAAAGAGTTTACCGACTTATCCTTTGAAGATAAACAAAAGTTTGCTTGTGAGATTATCAATAAGAACCTTTTATATGTAAACTTATGCGATATAGATGACGAGGAATTTAAGGTAACAGAAGAAGAAAAAGCATTTACCAATAGCTTTTATAGGAGGGGTTAGTAATGGATAACTTCCTATATGAGAAATTTGACACGCTAAGAGAAGGTAATGCAATTCTTGAAGTTCCTACTTTTGTTAAAGCTGGATTATCTGAAAAGATAGAGCTAAGAGAGTATCAACAAGAAGCCTTTGAAAATTTTATTACTTTCTATAACAATTCGGGTTTAAGAAAGAACAAACAACTACATTTACTTTTCCATATGGCAACTGGTAGTGGTAAGACGCTGATGATGGCTGGATTAATTCTGTATCTCTATAAGCAAGGGTATAGAAACTTCCTTTTCTTTGTTAATATGAAGAACATAGTTGAGAAGACAAAGGAAAACTTCCTAAACAAGCAATCGCCTAAATATTTGTTTAACGAGAGTATAGAGATTGACGGCGAAAGTGTATTTATAAAAGAAGTATCTAACTTTCAGCAAGTAGATGATAACGACATAAATATTTGTTTTACAACGACACAAAAGTTACATATGGATTTATTCGCACCAAAGGAGAATAGTGTTACATTTTCTGACTTTGAAGACACAAAGGTTGTGCTAATCTCTGATGAGTCGCATCACGTAAATACGCTAACTAAAAAAGGCAAGTCTGACATAGAAGAAGAACAAAACTGGGAATATAGCGTTAACAAGGTGTTCAGGGCTAATAAAGACAACATAATGCTTGAATTTACTGCCACTTGTGACCTTAAAGACCCTAATGTTTTAGCTAAGTACGTGGATAAAATCATATTTGACTATCCGCTTGCAAAGTTTAGAGAAAGTGGATACACAAAAGACTTTAAGAATATGCAATCAGACGTTGATAAGTGGGAACGCACACTTATCGCTATGATTATAAGTCAGTATAGGTTGAAGATGTTTGAGGATATTAAGCAGCCAACAAAGCCTGTTATTCTTTTAAAATCTCAGAAAATTGAAGAAAGCAAAGATTTTTATAAAGAGTTTTTTGAGAAGCTGAACACATTAACAGGTGCACAGATAGTGAGTTTAAATAATGGAACAAATAAGGCTTTATCGGATTGCTTTGAGTATTTAGATAAAAAGGGAGTTACTTATGATATGTTGGCTGTTGAGCTAAAGACTGCTTTTGCAGAAGAATTTAGTATCATTATGAACGGTGAAACGGATAACTCCGTAGAAAAGCAACTCGCAGTAAACACACTTGAAAGCAAGAACAATCCGTATCGTATTATTTTCACAGTAGATATGCTCAATGAGGGTTGGGACGTCTTAAATCTTTTTGATATTGTGCGACTATATGAGACACGTCAAGGTGGACGTAGTAAAATATCACCATATACAATTAAAGAGGCTCAATTGATTGGTAGAGGTGCAAGATATTGTCCTTTCAAGGAAAATGAGGAGCAGGAAAAATATAAGCGTAAATATGATGATGATTTAACAAACGCTATGCGTATTTGCGAGACAATGTTTTACCATAGCAAGCATGACTCAAAATATATAGATGAGTTAAGAAAGGCTCTTGAAGAAATCGGATTGTTGTCATCAAACAAAGTAGAGGTTGAATATAAGCTTAAAGATAGCTTTAAGGGTGAAGATTTATATAAGACTGGTTATGTGTTTGTTAATAAGAAAGTTGAAGTCGATAGGTCGGCAGTTACTCAGATTGATAACAAGGTTAAAGCATTGAACATTACCGTCAACACTTCTCACGGAGCTACAACAGTATACGACCTTTTTGGCAAAAATAAGGATGGTAAAGAATTTGCAACAGTAAAGCACGCACCTATAAGATTAAAGAATATAGATTATTCTATTGCTTTTGCCTCTATGTGTAACTATGAAGAATTAAAGTTTAATAAGCTGAAGAGCAAATTTCCTAACCTAAAGAGCAGTAGAGAATTTATAACCAGCGATAACTATATGGGTAATGCGAAGATTACACTGACAAGTAATGGCAGTATATGTGGAAGTGATTTATCCGTTGCTTGTAATAAACTATTTAAAGAAGTTGTTGCATACATTTCAGGTATCGAAATTAGACACAATGGTACTTTTGAGTTTGAAGCCAAAAGGTTACACGATGTGGTAAAGAATAAAACAAGATATATAGAAAATCCACACGGTGACGGAGAAGGTATTTCTCAGAATGATGTATCAGCCGATATGCAGTTAGATTTATCAACCTGCGATTGGTATGTTTTTAATGACAACTACGGTACTACTGAGGAAAAGAAGTTTGTTAAGTATTTTTCTCACGTTGTGGATGCTTTAAAGAGAAAGTATGACAAGGTGTTTTTAATAAGGAATGAACGTTTTCCGGAGCTTGCTATATATGACTTTGATACTGGGGAGAGGTTTGAACCTGATTATATGCTTATATTACAAAAGAAAAACACTGATAACTATGAGCAACAGCAGCTTTTTGTAGAGCCAAAGGGCGAAGGCTTTATGGATAAAGACCAATGGAAAGAAAACTTTATGCTGAGGTTAGCTTCGGAAGGCAAAGCTGTTACTACTTATGTTGATGATAATGAGTATAAGGTGATTGGCTTGCCTTTCTACAATGCTGTTGAAAAGAATGATGTATTTATTACAGCATTGGAAGAGTTTTATAAGTAATAATTTAATTGAAAGATGATGGTTTATCTATCACAAGCTATAAAACACTCAATTCTATCGTTGTATAGGATTGAGTGTTTTTATGATTTTAGTTGGTTTCATTTGTGGTGATTACATTGTATATGCTCACAGTAGGCATTTTTATTTGCGTGATAACAAGGATTTATAACAACAAGAATACGATGAAAATTAATAATATTATTCTTAGAGACTGTTATCACACCCAGATGGCGTTTTAGATTGTTTAAAATTAACGGTAGGCCTTACTTATATCTATAATAACTACAACAGTTGCAAAAGTTACTAGAGTTGTAAAAGCTACAAGAACTACAATAATAACTGAAGGAGAGTGTATTATGGATACTTTACTTACTATGAGCGAAGCAGCGAGATACTTAGGGTGTAGCGTCAGCAGTATACGTAACTATACGAAAAGCAAAGGTAAATATAATTTGCCTTGTGTTAGGACAATAGGAAAACACCGAAAAATCAGACAATCAGACTTAGATGCCTTTATTAGCAAGTTTACAGATATGTCAAACAAAACAAACACACTTACAGCAAATGAACAGGGGTTTGGTGATGACGAATCAGAACAAGAGCTAACATATAGGAGTATAAAATTTGGGTCAGATGGAACTTCATCTGATGAAATTTTTAGACTACACGATGAAAAAGTAAATGTTAAAAGAGCCAATAATGAGGTAGTGTAAATATGTCATTTTATATGTATTATAAAGGCTTAGGAATGATTTATTACTCTATGAACTATTTTAAGAGGTATAATTCTGATTGTCGCAGATAACTTGGATGAGTTCACAGAATTTGAATATCTTTTATGATTATCATTCAAAAAGTGTGCGATGTCGCACACTTTTTTATAAGTAGATTTGTAAATTATTTTTGAACGAATAGATGTTTTGATATACTCCCTTTTGAGTTAATGTAGACCACATCGGAACGCACCTTAAACATAAAGATAAATCAAAGATAATGAAAGAAAATTGATAGGTATTGGAATATATAATATAATGATATTAGCTAAAAGGAGGTGCTTTGTATGCAAATTTTATCTGAAAAAGTAGTTATACGCTGTAAAGACGGTAAGTTTCGTCGATGTGAAGCCTATTTGGTCAAAGAAAAAGGTGGTAAAACAGTCGTTTATATCAACCAAAAGGGTGAAGAAGTGCATCGTGAAGCACTAAGTAAAAGTCAATTCAAAAACATCAACATTGAGACTATTGATAAGTTAGATATTAAATAAGGAGGAGAACATAGTGGCAACTAAAAAATCACCTTACGAGAATTTAAACATTGACATAATTCAAGTATCCTACACAAACCCACGATTATCAGTATATGAAGGAGAGGCCTTCGATACACTTGTGGATACTATAAAAGAACACGGTGTAATCACACCTTTGGCTGTCAATAACATTGATGAGGAGTATTTTCTGATAGCTGGCGAGCGTCGCTATCGTGCAGCAAAAAAGGCTGGTCTTGAACATATTCCTTGCATTGTGCATCATAATTTATCAGAAGAAAAGATACTTAAGATGCAAGTCATCGAAAATACAGGCAGAATCGCTCTTACATCAATTGAGGAAGGGCTTGCTATTAAAAATTATATTAACAAATACCCAGAAGCCAAGAAAAAAGATGTTGCTGATGCGTTTGGATTGGAGAGAACAAGAGCACATAAAGCACTTAAGATAGTTGAATTGCCTGAGGCTGTTTGGGGCTTTATTAGTAGCAAAAAGCTGTCTGACGGGCACGCAGAGGCTATTACACGACTGATTGGTAAAGTTGACGAAACAAAAATTACAGAGATAGCAACGGCTGCGGTATTGCTTACAGTTTCAGAAACTCGTGAGCTTGTGAGTAATACTTTATCTCCAAAGGAGAATACTTTGGTGGATAAACTCGACAAAGCATCCAATCGAATTGCAGCCTTTTTCGATGGGATAACTACTGTAAAACATAAAGGTAAAGATAAGGTCGAATTATCTGTTGAGCTTGGTAATGGTTCTAAAATAGCAATTATATCTAATACAGATAATCTCGAAGATACAATAACACTTTTAGGTGTAGCTCCTGAGGACTCTGCATTTGATAGAGAGTTGGCAGATGCCACGGAGTTTGTACCTAATGAAAGTGAAGTCAAATATATTGAAGAAGAATTTGCTAGATTGGATATACCAGATATGGATGTAGCTAATATAGAAAGATTTAACGAAGTTGCTGAAAATAAAACTGAAGCATCTACTGTTTTTGAAGATGTTGAAGACAAAGCACAAACAGAAGTTGAGGTCCAAGTACAAACTGATAGTGAAAAACCTGTAACAAAAATTGAGTTACCAGTTGTTTTGCCACCAAATAGCGAAAATAATGTTTGCATAGTTATAGACCCTTTGAAAGGCGACTCTATATCAAACAAGAATCTTATGCGTAGCTTGGAAAAACTTTGTCCTTCTAATGAAAATCTTACATCAAAACATAATATAGCACTATTGATTTTATTAACTAGAGCTAATAAATTAACTAAAAAAGGATATTGTGATGCAGTTACTGCTGACAGTATTATTAGCAAGCTATGTGCAAATTATGACTATGTTAATGTTTATAGAAATTATGGTACGGATGATGTATATGAGTTGTAAGTGAAATACCTTGATGATTTAAAACCAAGAGAGTTATACTTATATATACATATTAAGAGCACATATGGCTTATGCTGTGTGTGCTCTTAATATTTTGGACAGTTTAATTTCAAAAAACTTATATATTACTTGATGTTGTGAACTTTGGGGTGTGCCTATCCAAGAATGAGTAAGAATGGAAAGTTGTATGTAGGTGGGTATGTTGACAGGAATGTAGACATGATAGGGACTTAGGGCTATTCAGAAGGATTAAGCTAGTGGACTGTCCAGTGACCTGCTTACAGAGGGCAGATTCTACTTCAATCATACAGAGGTTTTTATCTGAACTATAGGAACATTAATTCTTGTAAAACTACAATATAATGGGGTACGAGTAAGTTATCATTTAATGCTTATTAAAGCTTGATATAACTATTTTTGAAGCCATACATATATTTATATCTAAAGATGTTTTAAAACCTTAAGAAGACGTTTAGAGGGCATAATTATATGTATCTATATAGCGTCATAACCACGCTAATACAGAACTGTTTTATCTGTTGCTATAGCTAGTTTTATCTAGGTACACAGCAAAATGAGAGGGACCGTCAAGCAAACTATAAATCTAACAGGATTTTAAATCCAAAAGTGTGCGACATCGCACACTTACAATATATATATATTTGGATAGTTTAATCTTAAAAAAATTTGTATGGTACTTGATGTTATAGATTTATATAAATTTATTGAAGTCAGCAAATATTATAAGCTTATATATGGATTTACCTGTCTGTGTGTGGGATTAAAACGATAAATTAAGATTTAATAAAGTCAATACTGTAGGAGGCCCTGCATAATTTATGATAAGGTGATGAAGTAAGTGTGTGGGTATGTTGTGACTCTAAGCAAGGAGCAGTAACGGCTATAAGTTGTTACTGCTCTTTGGCTTTATCTGACTGTATTCTTAATACAGATGGTTTTACTTGCCCCGAAGATTTCAGAATACTATACATAAATCCTGTGACTGCCTTCCCGAAGGGAGGAGGCCAGTTTATAGAGTTTATAGTTTGTATATCTATTAGCTATATTTCATATCGTGGTACGACCTGAAATCAAGTAATAGTGCGGGGGTATAAAGGTTTTATCAGTCCAGTTACTCCCTCTCTCCTAACACAGAGCCAGTTGCAAGCATAGTATTTATGTCACCTAAAAGCATTTTCAACTGCTCCATAAATA is part of the Haloimpatiens sp. FM7315 genome and harbors:
- a CDS encoding ParB/RepB/Spo0J family partition protein, whose amino-acid sequence is MATKKSPYENLNIDIIQVSYTNPRLSVYEGEAFDTLVDTIKEHGVITPLAVNNIDEEYFLIAGERRYRAAKKAGLEHIPCIVHHNLSEEKILKMQVIENTGRIALTSIEEGLAIKNYINKYPEAKKKDVADAFGLERTRAHKALKIVELPEAVWGFISSKKLSDGHAEAITRLIGKVDETKITEIATAAVLLTVSETRELVSNTLSPKENTLVDKLDKASNRIAAFFDGITTVKHKGKDKVELSVELGNGSKIAIISNTDNLEDTITLLGVAPEDSAFDRELADATEFVPNESEVKYIEEEFARLDIPDMDVANIERFNEVAENKTEASTVFEDVEDKAQTEVEVQVQTDSEKPVTKIELPVVLPPNSENNVCIVIDPLKGDSISNKNLMRSLEKLCPSNENLTSKHNIALLILLTRANKLTKKGYCDAVTADSIISKLCANYDYVNVYRNYGTDDVYEL
- a CDS encoding DNA methyltransferase; amino-acid sequence: MKSFLEILEEVLKKDERLLSEDGSILKSKAYDFALTGDTTLLSLLLSNADLKEHFFKDVNGVMVFDSIKLGWVINSKEFLPDNYTQYKNKIGLVNDKGLSIAKSNDVCLVWPYKDCVLEGGQTKDDQKRNEVFYNETLAPDEVNRLLYPKVFTNAKKYTKNGVESVTEFSDNDNLIIKGNNLLALSSLLKRYEGKVKCIYIDPPYNPTSQANTFAYNNTFNRSTWLVFMKNRLEYAKRLLAKDGVLIVAIDKNEQARLQILIEELFPNSDVDCITVVHNARGAIGTNFSYTHEYAIFVTPKGKKSIGNRKIEKEEIDWRQLRDRGGESLRTDARNCFYPIIVENGKVVGFGDVCTDDEHPEQNEKRGNQIYVYPIDNNGVERKWRYARQTVESIINVLRVKETKAGLGIEIGKDYGTYKTVWTDRKYDASLNGTQLLKSILPNTKFTYPKSIYNVIDCVNAVVENDKDAIILDFFGGSGTTGHAVMEINKDGGRRKFILVEQMEYIETDTLPRNVAIMKSIAPDSSIVYCELKVLNETFMNKIQDATTDTEITSIIEEIKATGFISQSVLPKDIDTTAKEFTDLSFEDKQKFACEIINKNLLYVNLCDIDDEEFKVTEEEKAFTNSFYRRG
- a CDS encoding helix-turn-helix domain-containing protein — encoded protein: MNYLSAKEVATQWGITRRRVQVLCEEGRIQGAFKISAVWVIPKEANKPEDKRKIKKTSNE
- a CDS encoding helix-turn-helix domain-containing protein, whose product is MDTLLTMSEAARYLGCSVSSIRNYTKSKGKYNLPCVRTIGKHRKIRQSDLDAFISKFTDMSNKTNTLTANEQGFGDDESEQELTYRSIKFGSDGTSSDEIFRLHDEKVNVKRANNEVV
- a CDS encoding DEAD/DEAH box helicase family protein, with product MDNFLYEKFDTLREGNAILEVPTFVKAGLSEKIELREYQQEAFENFITFYNNSGLRKNKQLHLLFHMATGSGKTLMMAGLILYLYKQGYRNFLFFVNMKNIVEKTKENFLNKQSPKYLFNESIEIDGESVFIKEVSNFQQVDDNDINICFTTTQKLHMDLFAPKENSVTFSDFEDTKVVLISDESHHVNTLTKKGKSDIEEEQNWEYSVNKVFRANKDNIMLEFTATCDLKDPNVLAKYVDKIIFDYPLAKFRESGYTKDFKNMQSDVDKWERTLIAMIISQYRLKMFEDIKQPTKPVILLKSQKIEESKDFYKEFFEKLNTLTGAQIVSLNNGTNKALSDCFEYLDKKGVTYDMLAVELKTAFAEEFSIIMNGETDNSVEKQLAVNTLESKNNPYRIIFTVDMLNEGWDVLNLFDIVRLYETRQGGRSKISPYTIKEAQLIGRGARYCPFKENEEQEKYKRKYDDDLTNAMRICETMFYHSKHDSKYIDELRKALEEIGLLSSNKVEVEYKLKDSFKGEDLYKTGYVFVNKKVEVDRSAVTQIDNKVKALNITVNTSHGATTVYDLFGKNKDGKEFATVKHAPIRLKNIDYSIAFASMCNYEELKFNKLKSKFPNLKSSREFITSDNYMGNAKITLTSNGSICGSDLSVACNKLFKEVVAYISGIEIRHNGTFEFEAKRLHDVVKNKTRYIENPHGDGEGISQNDVSADMQLDLSTCDWYVFNDNYGTTEEKKFVKYFSHVVDALKRKYDKVFLIRNERFPELAIYDFDTGERFEPDYMLILQKKNTDNYEQQQLFVEPKGEGFMDKDQWKENFMLRLASEGKAVTTYVDDNEYKVIGLPFYNAVEKNDVFITALEEFYK